In Juglans regia cultivar Chandler chromosome 13, Walnut 2.0, whole genome shotgun sequence, the following proteins share a genomic window:
- the LOC108991299 gene encoding MLP-like protein 43, giving the protein MSQLVGKVDIEVEIKASARAFYEVHTERLYDSPKLCPHYIPRVDLVEGGWRDVGSVMDWYLLWEGKTVISKEIYEHKDDEKLSVTFKVIGGLLMEAFKGFKFIIQATPKDKGGCLVRWTLEYEKLKEDVPDPKEMLNFAAELTKEMDANLIGH; this is encoded by the exons ATGTCTCAGCTGGTTGGGAAGGTAGATATTGAAGTAGAGATCAAGGCATCTGCTCGTGCATTTTACGAGGTTCACACCGAAAGATTATATGACTCACCAAAACTTTGCCCTCACTATATTCCGAGGGTTGATTTAGTTGAAGGTGGATGGAGAGATGTGGGTTCTGTTATGGACTGGTATCTCCTCTGGG AGGGGAAAACTGTAATTTCAAAGGAGATATATGAGCAcaaagatgatgaaaaattGTCAGTCACTTTCAAAGTAATAGGAGGATTACTGATGGAGGCGTTCAAAGGTTTCAAGTTCATTATTCAAGCCACTCCAAAGGATAAGGGCGGATGTTTGGTCCGCTGGACACTTGAATATGAGAAACTGAAGGAGGACGTTCCAGATCCAAAAGAAATGCTTAACTTTGCAGCTGAACTTACCAAAGAGATGGATGCTAATCTTATCGGCCACTAA